From Bacteroidota bacterium, the proteins below share one genomic window:
- a CDS encoding T9SS type A sorting domain-containing protein: MRRLRFTLSFALVTFIVLRSQAQWMECIDQTRVQPLYQCNQELFDPVCGCDGNTYRNLCTAYNNYGVSYYTGGVCQGFFMDIYPNPMTSLDPMHLNIQFKDGDVGNLNIRIIDYFGQLVFQQLYNGVSKIETQIDLKFIKQGIYLVIVESNHGQLWVERILRI, translated from the coding sequence ATGCGTAGATTGCGCTTTACATTATCCTTTGCACTTGTGACTTTTATTGTTTTACGCTCACAAGCTCAATGGATGGAGTGTATTGACCAGACAAGAGTGCAGCCATTGTATCAATGTAATCAAGAATTATTTGATCCTGTTTGTGGTTGTGACGGAAATACTTATCGCAACTTATGTACTGCCTACAATAACTATGGAGTATCTTATTATACTGGGGGAGTTTGTCAAGGTTTTTTTATGGATATATATCCCAATCCTATGACTAGTCTTGATCCTATGCATTTGAATATTCAATTTAAAGACGGTGATGTTGGAAATTTGAATATTCGAATTATTGATTATTTCGGACAATTAGTATTTCAACAACTTTATAACGGAGTGAGCAAAATAGAAACACAGATTGATTTGAAATTTATTAAGCAAGGAATTTATCTCGTGATAGTTGAATCTAATCATGGGCAATTATGGGTCGAAAGAATTTTAAGAATATGA
- a CDS encoding PorP/SprF family type IX secretion system membrane protein: MVVIRQSMDLKNYMKSLRVIGKVSLALIAFGFAGKVNAQQDPYYTHYNFVRPLFNPAAIGLDGKWCAFGISHSQYMGLEDRTPLYETPNNAKMQAVPGVGPKTNGAGISIPINKYNRATESSKNYGGVGLVFYNDKLGYEVNNVVRGQFAYRYFFNEDVSLSAGADIGYLQKGLDGAKLRAIQPNDPYIPTSLETDGGLTASFGLFYNNQKFHNLVIGLSSTNLMPHDYRFGNNGMVFSKTARHYYVLGSMEMPNFIGNPSLTFMPSVLFKYNAKLQADATALVEYMETISGGLGYRSISDALSLMFGYKYKGIRVGLSYDVTLSRLRKVSNGTFEVVANYCWIIIPPPPPGVIPILTPLWIDRESSQE, encoded by the coding sequence ATGGTTGTAATACGACAGAGTATGGATTTAAAAAACTACATGAAATCACTTAGAGTCATAGGGAAGGTGTCTTTGGCGTTGATTGCCTTTGGATTTGCAGGTAAAGTCAATGCTCAGCAAGACCCTTATTATACCCATTATAATTTTGTTCGTCCACTATTTAATCCGGCAGCAATTGGATTAGACGGTAAGTGGTGTGCGTTTGGAATCTCGCACAGTCAGTATATGGGATTAGAAGATAGAACACCGCTATATGAAACACCAAATAATGCCAAGATGCAAGCTGTTCCGGGAGTTGGACCGAAAACCAATGGTGCGGGTATTAGCATTCCCATTAATAAATATAATAGAGCAACGGAATCAAGTAAGAATTATGGAGGTGTTGGTTTAGTATTCTATAATGATAAGTTGGGATATGAAGTTAATAATGTTGTTAGAGGACAGTTTGCGTATAGGTACTTCTTTAATGAAGATGTTTCTTTATCTGCCGGAGCAGACATTGGTTATTTACAAAAAGGATTAGATGGTGCAAAACTTCGTGCTATTCAACCCAATGACCCATATATACCGACAAGTTTAGAAACTGACGGAGGTTTAACAGCATCTTTCGGTTTGTTTTATAATAATCAAAAGTTTCACAACCTGGTAATTGGGTTAAGTTCAACTAATTTAATGCCTCACGATTATAGATTTGGAAATAATGGAATGGTATTTTCAAAAACAGCAAGACATTACTATGTATTAGGTAGTATGGAAATGCCTAACTTTATAGGAAACCCTTCTTTAACATTTATGCCATCCGTCCTTTTCAAGTATAATGCAAAACTACAAGCGGATGCCACAGCATTAGTTGAATATATGGAAACTATTAGCGGAGGCTTAGGATATCGTTCAATAAGTGATGCATTATCACTTATGTTTGGATATAAATATAAAGGCATTAGGGTGGGGCTTAGTTATGATGTAACATTAAGCAGATTGAGAAAAGTAAGTAATGGTACATTTGAGGTTGTTGCCAATTATTGCTGGATTATTATACCGCCACCACCACCGGGTGTAATTCCTATTCTTACTCCATTATGGATTGATAGGGAAAGCAGCCAAGAATAA
- the gldL gene encoding gliding motility protein GldL yields the protein MANFTESKGFKKFMGLAYGYGASIVIIGALFKILHWPGADIMLIIGLGTEAFLFALSAYEPAKKEWDWSLVYPEFAGMDPMEKQKENKGTVTQQLDKMLEEAKVGPELINSLGAGLKSLSANVNEMANLSNTTVATNEFNQNIQKASKSIENVSAVSENISQSLNSFSGGLTNLVDNLSSTGDQAGEFKTNLSKLNTNISNLNNIYGNMLSAMTGSR from the coding sequence ATGGCAAATTTTACAGAATCAAAAGGTTTTAAGAAGTTCATGGGACTTGCTTACGGTTATGGCGCATCTATAGTTATTATCGGTGCATTATTTAAAATTCTTCACTGGCCGGGTGCTGATATTATGCTTATTATTGGTCTTGGTACTGAAGCGTTTCTTTTTGCACTTTCAGCATATGAACCTGCCAAAAAAGAATGGGACTGGTCATTGGTTTATCCCGAGTTTGCAGGAATGGATCCTATGGAAAAACAAAAAGAAAATAAAGGAACTGTTACACAGCAACTCGATAAAATGCTTGAAGAAGCTAAGGTTGGTCCAGAACTAATTAATAGTTTAGGAGCAGGTCTAAAATCATTAAGCGCTAACGTAAATGAAATGGCTAATTTAAGTAACACAACAGTAGCAACCAATGAGTTTAATCAAAATATTCAAAAAGCATCTAAGTCTATTGAGAACGTAAGTGCAGTGAGTGAGAATATTTCTCAATCATTAAACTCGTTTTCAGGTGGTCTTACAAACTTAGTTGATAACCTTTCTAGTACAGGTGATCAAGCAGGAGAGTTTAAAACTAACTTATCTAAGTTGAATACTAATATTTCCAATTTAAATAATATTTATGGAAATATGTTGAGTGCAATGACTGGCTCACGTTAA
- the gldM gene encoding gliding motility protein GldM → MSSVSDLNARQRMINMMYLVLLALLALNVSKEILKSFHLMEVSFENAKTSIDDKNAIVMQQFDASMQSNEARTKEWFEKAKEVRKISKEFCDYVDKVKLTIEKNAGGRLPVAQGEAAGTLTELSAPDQMEKHANYFENEKHGKELQDAIEKARKDMIAVLNHPKIDKNIPINLDKNSALRAEDPNTKGTNKSNWVSMYLVHSPLAGVTALLSKTESDAKNLEAEVLNVLIKQIDAATIKFDAVEAKIIAPSSYIMSGSQYQAEIVLMALNTTAEPTIFVNGEKIPVEGGKGIYKVPASGAGVHPVKGYIEVEGPDGIEKKEFSTEWQSFQPAATISAEAMNVLYIGLENPISVSVPGFRAEDVVVSAGAGCVLSKTTGTGKYIAKVSRVQGSKTKISASVKMPDGTSRQMGMMEYRIREVPNPEPMYGTLTSGAQGKGALMAQSTLNASLGAGFAFEGVRFIVTKYSALLVPRVGNARPVTVNGSSLANVNSLVSSAKAGDKLIIANVECKGPGGIQKKLTASLVIDIK, encoded by the coding sequence ATGTCTAGTGTAAGTGATTTGAATGCAAGACAGAGGATGATTAACATGATGTATCTCGTGTTACTCGCTCTTCTTGCTTTGAACGTATCAAAAGAGATATTGAAATCTTTCCATTTGATGGAAGTTTCGTTTGAAAATGCCAAAACAAGCATCGATGATAAGAATGCAATTGTTATGCAGCAATTCGATGCATCTATGCAATCAAATGAAGCAAGAACAAAAGAATGGTTTGAGAAAGCAAAAGAAGTTAGAAAGATTTCCAAAGAATTCTGTGACTATGTTGATAAAGTGAAATTAACTATTGAAAAGAATGCAGGCGGAAGATTACCAGTTGCACAAGGTGAAGCAGCCGGTACATTAACAGAGTTATCTGCGCCTGATCAAATGGAAAAACATGCTAACTATTTTGAAAATGAAAAACATGGTAAGGAGTTGCAAGATGCTATAGAAAAAGCAAGAAAAGATATGATTGCCGTTCTTAATCATCCTAAAATTGACAAAAATATTCCGATCAATTTAGATAAAAATTCTGCTTTAAGAGCTGAAGACCCTAATACAAAAGGTACAAATAAAAGTAATTGGGTTTCAATGTATTTAGTTCATTCTCCTTTAGCAGGTGTTACTGCATTGTTATCAAAAACTGAAAGTGATGCAAAAAACCTTGAAGCTGAAGTGCTTAATGTTTTAATTAAGCAAATCGATGCTGCAACGATTAAATTTGATGCTGTTGAAGCAAAAATTATTGCACCATCTAGCTATATTATGTCAGGTTCACAATATCAAGCTGAAATTGTTTTGATGGCACTGAATACTACTGCCGAACCTACAATTTTTGTAAATGGAGAAAAGATACCTGTTGAAGGTGGTAAAGGAATTTATAAAGTACCGGCTTCCGGTGCCGGAGTTCATCCTGTGAAAGGTTATATTGAAGTTGAAGGACCTGATGGAATAGAAAAAAAGGAATTTTCTACAGAATGGCAATCCTTTCAACCTGCAGCAACTATATCCGCAGAAGCTATGAATGTGCTTTATATTGGTCTTGAAAATCCTATTTCTGTTTCGGTACCTGGTTTCAGAGCAGAAGATGTAGTTGTGTCGGCTGGTGCCGGTTGCGTTCTATCTAAAACCACTGGAACCGGAAAGTATATAGCAAAGGTATCACGTGTTCAAGGAAGTAAAACTAAAATTTCTGCCAGTGTTAAGATGCCTGATGGTACTTCAAGACAAATGGGAATGATGGAATACAGAATTCGTGAAGTTCCTAACCCAGAACCTATGTATGGTACTTTGACTAGTGGAGCACAAGGAAAAGGAGCATTGATGGCTCAATCTACTTTGAATGCTTCGTTAGGAGCGGGTTTTGCTTTTGAGGGTGTGAGATTTATTGTTACAAAATACTCTGCTTTACTTGTACCAAGAGTTGGAAATGCTCGTCCTGTTACTGTTAATGGTAGTTCGTTGGCAAATGTGAATAGTTTAGTTTCAAGTGCAAAAGCTGGTGACAAACTTATCATAGCTAATGTAGAGTGTAAAGGACCGGGTGGCATTCAAAAGAAATTAACCGCTAGTTTGGTTATAGACATTAAATAA
- a CDS encoding MBL fold metallo-hydrolase, which translates to MKLHTIDTGFFKLDGGAMFGVVPKVIWNKLNPADENNLCTWAMRCLLIEKNEKRILIDTGMGNKQSEKFFSYYEPHGEAKLEKSIRRAGFSMEDITDVILTHLHFDHCGGAVKWNDKKDGYVPTFPHATYWLDEDHLQSALNPNPREKASFLSENINPLIEQGRVQFINGSDFIIPEITFERCYGHTESMLIPIIRYKGKEVIYCADLFPSSAHLPLNFVMGYDIRPLNVMTERATILQRALENNSILYFEHDKNIEAVTVKNNENNKVVVDEVFKISEI; encoded by the coding sequence ATGAAGTTACATACAATTGATACTGGTTTTTTTAAACTAGATGGAGGTGCAATGTTTGGAGTTGTACCCAAAGTGATTTGGAATAAACTAAATCCTGCTGATGAAAATAATCTCTGCACCTGGGCGATGCGTTGCCTTTTAATCGAGAAAAACGAAAAACGCATTTTGATTGATACAGGAATGGGTAACAAACAAAGTGAAAAATTCTTTAGCTATTATGAACCACATGGAGAGGCTAAATTAGAGAAGTCAATCAGAAGGGCAGGATTCTCAATGGAAGATATTACGGATGTGATACTAACACATCTTCATTTTGATCATTGTGGAGGAGCGGTTAAATGGAATGATAAAAAGGATGGATATGTTCCGACTTTTCCACATGCTACATATTGGTTAGATGAAGACCACCTACAAAGTGCCCTCAATCCTAATCCTCGCGAGAAGGCGTCTTTCCTTTCCGAAAATATTAATCCCTTAATAGAACAAGGAAGAGTCCAATTTATCAATGGCAGTGATTTTATTATACCGGAGATTACATTTGAAAGATGCTATGGCCATACAGAATCCATGCTTATTCCAATTATCCGATACAAAGGCAAAGAGGTGATTTATTGTGCAGACTTATTTCCTTCTTCAGCACATCTGCCATTGAATTTTGTAATGGGATATGATATCAGGCCGCTCAATGTTATGACAGAAAGAGCGACAATTCTGCAGCGTGCTCTTGAAAATAATAGCATTCTGTATTTTGAACATGATAAAAATATAGAAGCAGTGACCGTTAAGAACAATGAAAATAATAAGGTCGTTGTAGATGAAGTGTTTAAAATTTCAGAAATTTAA
- a CDS encoding SUMF1/EgtB/PvdO family nonheme iron enzyme: MKQFKSKLFSVTQSKLGNLLTLENSSRKKKLINSFKMIGLAVMFSIIGCGPGNTGDVIGVQGRRAWFHPTPFGMVYVPTGSFNTGQSDEDIFHSYLAPNKQMTIAGFWIDETEITNNEYRQFVQYVIDSLAIEMLDNDLYFVEDPNSGERFINWREVRRSFYVDNPDIQDDIADMFVSEDERFRHKKEIDTRKLFYSYDWIDYFDAATNGENLDRYNPAPRKKFIRKERTLIYPDTLCFIRDFTYSYNEPMARHYFHHVKYDDYPVVGVNWHMANAFSYWRTYYKEDYWNSIGAPPTEDYRLPTEYEWEYAARGGRIGNKYPWGGPYTRNSKGCMLANFKPLRGNYGADGGLYPVRADSYFPNDYGIYNMAGNVSEWTRNAFEISSNIFTHDLNGDYRISIPEYVEQNGKFTREGSDVTLKRKVIRGGSWKDIAYFIENGARTYEYQDSCRSFIGFRNVQSYIGRSNRDSK; this comes from the coding sequence ATGAAGCAATTTAAATCAAAGTTATTTTCAGTAACACAAAGTAAATTGGGGAATTTACTTACCTTAGAAAATAGTTCAAGAAAGAAAAAACTTATCAATTCATTCAAGATGATAGGTTTGGCAGTGATGTTTTCAATAATAGGATGCGGACCCGGCAATACCGGAGATGTTATTGGAGTACAGGGAAGACGTGCTTGGTTTCACCCAACACCTTTTGGAATGGTATATGTTCCGACCGGTTCATTTAACACAGGACAAAGTGACGAGGATATTTTTCACAGTTACTTGGCTCCGAATAAACAAATGACGATTGCAGGTTTTTGGATTGATGAAACCGAGATTACTAATAATGAATATCGTCAATTTGTTCAATATGTAATTGATTCTCTCGCTATTGAGATGCTTGATAATGATCTATATTTTGTAGAAGATCCTAATTCAGGTGAACGTTTTATTAATTGGAGAGAAGTACGTAGAAGTTTTTATGTTGATAATCCTGATATTCAAGATGATATTGCCGATATGTTTGTCTCTGAAGATGAACGTTTTAGACATAAGAAAGAAATTGACACCAGAAAACTATTTTATAGCTATGATTGGATAGATTATTTTGATGCAGCAACAAATGGAGAAAACTTAGATAGATATAATCCTGCACCTCGTAAAAAATTTATAAGAAAGGAGCGTACTCTAATATATCCTGATACATTGTGCTTTATCAGAGACTTTACATATTCATATAATGAGCCAATGGCACGTCATTATTTTCACCACGTAAAATATGATGATTATCCGGTAGTAGGCGTAAATTGGCACATGGCTAATGCATTCTCATATTGGAGAACCTATTACAAAGAGGATTATTGGAATAGTATTGGAGCACCACCTACTGAAGATTATAGACTCCCTACGGAATACGAATGGGAATATGCAGCTAGAGGTGGAAGGATTGGTAATAAATATCCATGGGGCGGACCCTACACGCGTAATTCAAAAGGTTGTATGCTTGCTAATTTCAAACCTTTAAGAGGTAATTATGGCGCAGATGGTGGTTTATACCCTGTTAGAGCAGATTCATATTTTCCGAATGATTATGGTATCTATAATATGGCTGGAAATGTAAGCGAGTGGACAAGAAATGCTTTTGAAATTTCTTCAAACATCTTCACTCATGACTTAAACGGTGATTATAGAATATCCATTCCTGAATACGTTGAACAAAATGGTAAATTTACAAGAGAAGGCTCTGACGTTACTTTAAAGAGAAAAGTTATCAGAGGTGGTTCATGGAAAGATATAGCATACTTTATTGAGAATGGTGCAAGAACATATGAATATCAGGACTCTTGCAGATCATTCATCGGATTTAGAAATGTTCAAAGTTACATTGGAAGATCCAATAGAGATTCAAAATAA
- the gldN gene encoding gliding motility protein GldN: protein MKKSFVFGFTLFLSISAFAQQPNFEEFVPISGEQNPYEKKAINERPVIKYPFLQEADVKYQKKIHRIIDCRQKMNKILEWPKNPLYQYIYGYAIDGTLKAYNNDSLYSWMTPEHAQTLGSKEYTIQVPNPLGDPDDPFDVIDSTIREKFEAYKIKKYMLLEDWYFDHKHSVFKPRIMAIAPMYMLEFGGVEVGEQPMFWLKMDDLRPLIKNLEVFNSENDASRISYDHFFQFRLFDSYIVKQSNMYDLYIKDYEEFKDDNMAALLKSEEIKNNLFIFEHDLWEY, encoded by the coding sequence ATGAAGAAGTCATTTGTTTTTGGATTTACATTATTCTTGAGCATTTCTGCATTTGCTCAACAACCTAACTTTGAGGAGTTTGTTCCTATTAGTGGAGAACAAAATCCTTATGAAAAGAAGGCGATTAATGAGCGTCCCGTTATTAAGTACCCTTTTCTACAAGAAGCGGATGTGAAATATCAGAAAAAGATTCATAGGATTATTGATTGTCGCCAGAAAATGAATAAAATTCTTGAATGGCCCAAAAACCCATTATATCAATATATATATGGATATGCAATAGATGGTACTTTAAAAGCATATAATAATGACTCTCTCTATTCTTGGATGACACCTGAACACGCTCAAACGTTGGGTTCTAAGGAATATACAATTCAGGTTCCTAACCCACTTGGAGATCCTGATGACCCGTTTGATGTTATTGATTCAACTATTCGAGAGAAATTTGAAGCTTATAAAATTAAAAAATATATGCTTCTTGAGGATTGGTACTTTGACCATAAACACTCTGTTTTTAAACCCAGAATTATGGCTATTGCGCCCATGTATATGCTTGAATTTGGAGGTGTAGAAGTTGGTGAACAACCTATGTTTTGGCTTAAAATGGATGATTTAAGACCTCTGATTAAGAATCTGGAAGTGTTTAATTCTGAAAATGATGCGTCTCGTATATCCTATGATCATTTTTTCCAATTTAGACTCTTCGATAGTTACATTGTTAAACAATCAAATATGTATGATCTATACATTAAAGATTATGAGGAGTTTAAGGATGATAACATGGCTGCATTATTAAAAAGCGAAGAAATTAAAAACAACTTATTCATTTTTGAACACGATCTTTGGGAATATTAA